The following are encoded in a window of Lacinutrix sp. WUR7 genomic DNA:
- a CDS encoding quinone-dependent dihydroorotate dehydrogenase, with protein sequence MYKLLLRPLFFLFDPEKIHHFTFSLIRFTCKIPGVSRVFKSMYVIEDVKLERKLFGLTFKNPVGLAAGFDKNAVLYNELSNFGFGFIEIGTVTPKGQAGNPKQRLFRLKDDQGIINRMGFNNEGLETAITQLKKNKGKVIIGGNIGKNTQTKPEDYTKDYLECFNGLHPYVDYFVLNVSCPNVGSHAKLNDKDYLLELIGTVQKANHTFETQKPILLKIAPDLNEGQLDEIIDLLAETNLDGVIASNTSTDRSGLKASDARLTEIGNGGLSGKPVREKSTQVIKYLADKSNKAFPIIGVGGIHSANDALEKIAAGADLVQIYTGFIYEGPSLVKKINKALL encoded by the coding sequence ATGTACAAATTACTGCTTAGACCACTATTTTTTCTTTTCGATCCAGAGAAAATTCACCATTTTACTTTTTCATTAATTCGTTTTACTTGTAAAATCCCGGGGGTTTCCAGAGTATTTAAAAGCATGTATGTAATCGAAGATGTGAAACTAGAGCGAAAACTATTCGGTTTAACCTTTAAAAATCCAGTAGGATTAGCAGCAGGTTTCGATAAAAATGCGGTTTTATATAATGAATTGTCCAACTTTGGATTCGGATTTATAGAAATAGGAACCGTTACTCCTAAAGGACAAGCAGGAAATCCGAAACAAAGACTATTTCGTTTAAAAGATGATCAAGGAATTATTAACCGAATGGGTTTTAATAATGAAGGTCTAGAAACGGCAATTACACAACTAAAGAAAAATAAAGGAAAAGTGATTATTGGTGGAAACATTGGTAAAAACACGCAAACAAAACCAGAAGATTATACCAAGGATTATCTAGAGTGTTTTAACGGTTTGCATCCTTATGTAGATTATTTTGTGTTGAATGTGAGTTGTCCAAATGTTGGTAGTCACGCTAAATTAAATGATAAAGACTATTTATTAGAATTGATTGGAACTGTGCAAAAAGCGAATCATACGTTTGAAACACAGAAACCAATTCTTCTTAAAATTGCTCCAGATTTAAACGAAGGACAATTAGATGAAATTATAGATCTTTTAGCAGAAACCAATTTAGATGGTGTAATTGCTAGTAATACATCTACAGATAGAAGTGGATTAAAAGCAAGCGACGCTAGATTAACAGAAATTGGAAATGGTGGTTTAAGCGGAAAACCAGTAAGAGAAAAATCTACACAAGTCATTAAATACTTAGCCGATAAAAGCAATAAAGCATTCCCGATAATTGGAGTAGGGGGAATTCATTCTGCAAACGATGCTTTAGAAAAAATAGCAGCAGGAGCCGACTTAGTACAGATTTATACAGGTTTTATTTATGAAGGACCTTCGCTTGTTAAAAAAATAAATAAAGCCTTACTCTAA
- a CDS encoding spondin domain-containing protein produces the protein MKRITLLLSLIVLSIFNDIEAQSIATYDIVFTSTWNATDHTSIPPNDHWSRLVGANHNANVSFMEIGEMASQGMEFIAESGINSIFEDVDVQNAINAGNAEQYIYGPSLSTASGTITISDLEFTEDFPLLSLFTMVAPSPDWLVAIDDLELMDTSGNWKTSINIPVLYVYDAGTDAGENYTSSNADENTTVSIFDGSNPIAPFNGSSIGSLTVTLTNLLSIDEVNPLESPKIYPNPSTGNTTISNAQSIKTVEIYNILGSLVKNKNFENTSKIDLNLHALQKGMYVVRLSDASGNTKTQKLILE, from the coding sequence ATGAAAAGAATTACTCTTTTACTCTCTTTAATAGTATTAAGCATCTTTAATGATATAGAAGCGCAATCTATAGCGACCTATGACATTGTTTTTACAAGTACTTGGAATGCCACAGATCATACTTCTATTCCTCCAAATGACCATTGGTCTAGATTGGTTGGAGCTAACCACAATGCAAATGTGTCCTTTATGGAAATTGGAGAAATGGCTAGCCAAGGCATGGAATTCATTGCAGAAAGCGGAATCAACAGTATATTTGAAGATGTAGATGTTCAAAATGCTATTAACGCTGGAAATGCCGAGCAATATATTTACGGTCCTTCTTTAAGTACTGCCAGTGGAACTATTACTATAAGTGATTTAGAATTTACTGAAGATTTCCCTTTACTTTCCTTATTTACTATGGTCGCTCCTAGTCCAGATTGGCTAGTGGCTATTGATGATTTAGAATTAATGGATACATCAGGTAACTGGAAAACGTCTATCAACATTCCTGTATTGTATGTTTATGATGCTGGAACAGATGCTGGCGAGAATTATACGTCAAGTAATGCCGACGAAAATACAACTGTTTCTATTTTTGATGGTTCTAATCCAATAGCTCCTTTTAATGGAAGTTCTATTGGTTCGTTAACGGTAACCCTAACCAATTTATTAAGTATAGATGAAGTAAATCCGTTGGAAAGTCCAAAAATATACCCGAATCCAAGTACCGGAAACACCACCATTAGCAATGCACAATCTATTAAAACTGTAGAAATTTATAATATACTTGGTAGCTTAGTGAAAAATAAAAACTTCGAAAACACTTCTAAAATAGATTTAAATCTACATGCTTTACAAAAAGGAATGTATGTAGTGCGCTTATCTGATGCTTCGGGAAATACTAAAACACAAAAACTAATTTTAGAGTAA
- a CDS encoding LysE family translocator codes for MNYDLLLSFVLATSALACSPGPDNIFVLMQSITNGKQYGLATVFGLISGCIVHTTLVAFGVSAIIKANDNLFFAIKLLGALYLLYLAYKVFRGDSRIEFSNTSAPKKSLMQLFKQGFIMNVLNPKVSIFFLAFFPGFLFSDTLSTVTQFYILGFLFMGVSLIIFSIIAILAGSISDYLKQNKNVGVVLKWLQIIVFIGIAILILL; via the coding sequence TTGAATTACGATTTACTTCTTTCTTTTGTTTTAGCGACATCTGCTTTAGCGTGTTCTCCTGGACCAGATAATATTTTTGTGCTGATGCAAAGTATTACTAATGGAAAACAATATGGATTAGCAACGGTATTTGGTTTAATTTCAGGATGTATCGTGCATACCACATTAGTTGCTTTTGGTGTATCTGCAATCATTAAAGCGAATGACAATTTGTTTTTTGCCATAAAATTATTAGGTGCTTTATATTTACTTTATCTAGCATATAAAGTGTTTCGTGGCGATTCTAGAATTGAATTTAGTAATACTAGTGCACCTAAAAAGAGCTTAATGCAATTGTTTAAACAAGGGTTTATCATGAACGTTTTAAACCCGAAAGTGTCTATTTTCTTTTTGGCATTTTTTCCGGGATTCTTGTTTAGTGATACCCTGAGTACCGTAACACAGTTCTATATTTTAGGGTTTCTGTTTATGGGAGTTTCCTTAATTATTTTTTCTATTATAGCTATTTTAGCAGGATCTATTTCCGATTATTTAAAACAGAATAAAAATGTTGGCGTAGTTTTAAAATGGCTACAAATTATTGTTTTTATAGGAATTGCAATTTTAATATTACTTTAG
- a CDS encoding hydroxymethylglutaryl-CoA lyase, producing the protein MKDKYVKIIECPRDAMQGIKQFIPTAKKVQYIQSLLRVGFDTIDFGSFVSPKAIPQMVDTAEVLAQLDLSKTTSKLLSIVANLRGVEAACQHPEIDYLGYPFSISENFQMRNTHKTIAQSVLILQDILDLAHKHNKEVVVYISMGFGNPYGDPWNVDIVGEWTERLSKMGVKILSLSDTVGTSNPENINYLFSNLIPKYPEIEFGAHLHTTPTTWFEKVDAAYKAGCRRFDGAIQGFGGCPMAKDELTGNMPTEKVLSYLTTKKAHDLNAMCFESAYNEATKIFTKYH; encoded by the coding sequence ATGAAAGACAAGTACGTAAAAATTATTGAATGTCCTCGTGATGCTATGCAAGGTATAAAACAGTTTATACCAACAGCTAAGAAGGTACAATATATACAATCGCTTTTACGCGTAGGTTTTGATACTATTGACTTCGGAAGCTTTGTTTCTCCAAAAGCCATTCCGCAAATGGTAGATACTGCAGAAGTTTTAGCACAATTAGATTTAAGCAAAACGACAAGTAAATTATTATCTATTGTAGCAAATTTACGTGGTGTGGAAGCTGCTTGTCAGCATCCTGAAATTGATTATTTAGGCTATCCTTTTTCTATTTCCGAAAACTTTCAGATGCGTAATACACATAAAACCATTGCGCAATCGGTTTTAATTTTACAAGATATTTTAGACCTAGCACATAAACACAATAAAGAAGTTGTAGTGTACATTTCTATGGGCTTTGGTAATCCGTATGGCGATCCATGGAATGTAGATATAGTAGGAGAGTGGACGGAACGTTTAAGTAAAATGGGCGTTAAAATTCTTTCGTTAAGTGATACGGTAGGAACTTCTAATCCGGAAAACATAAATTATTTATTTTCTAATTTAATTCCTAAATATCCAGAAATCGAATTCGGAGCACATTTACATACCACACCAACTACATGGTTCGAAAAAGTAGATGCAGCATACAAAGCTGGTTGTAGACGTTTTGATGGCGCCATTCAAGGTTTTGGCGGTTGTCCGATGGCAAAAGATGAACTTACGGGTAATATGCCAACCGAAAAAGTACTCTCGTATTTAACGACCAAAAAAGCACACGATTTAAATGCAATGTGTTTTGAAAGTGCATATAATGAAGCTACTAAGATCTTTACTAAATACCATTAA
- a CDS encoding ferritin, with the protein MNTIVEKLLNDQVKFEAQASMQYLAMASWADANGFNGVADFFYSQSEEERVHMLKLVKFINERSGNVAIPALEKPKEAYSGIIELFEKFLQSEIFVTEQINHVIFESLQNKEYSIHNFMQWYVSEQLEEEALARTLLDKLNIIGNDKSGHYLFDRDVNAIAAANAKE; encoded by the coding sequence ATGAATACTATTGTCGAAAAACTACTTAATGACCAAGTGAAATTTGAAGCACAAGCTTCTATGCAATATTTAGCAATGGCTTCTTGGGCAGATGCGAATGGATTTAATGGGGTAGCAGATTTTTTTTATAGTCAGTCCGAAGAAGAACGCGTGCACATGCTTAAGCTTGTAAAGTTTATTAATGAAAGAAGTGGAAATGTAGCTATTCCAGCTTTAGAAAAACCAAAAGAAGCGTATAGCGGAATTATAGAACTTTTTGAGAAATTTCTTCAAAGTGAAATATTTGTAACCGAACAAATCAATCACGTGATTTTTGAAAGTCTACAGAATAAAGAATATAGCATACATAATTTTATGCAATGGTATGTAAGCGAACAACTAGAAGAAGAAGCACTAGCAAGAACATTATTAGATAAGCTAAACATAATAGGAAATGATAAATCTGGTCATTACCTTTTTGATCGTGATGTTAATGCTATTGCTGCAGCGAATGCCAAAGAGTAG